CGGATCGGAAGGCGCGCAGTTGCAGCGCGTTGATGAGGACCAGGGCCAGCAGCACGATGACGGAGAGGGCCGCCGCCACACCGAGGTCGTTCTGACCCTGGAACGCCACCATGTAGATGAGCTGGACGACGGTGATCGTGCTGTTGTCCGGACCGCCCTTGGTCAGGATGTAGAACTGCTCGAAGGCGAGCAGGGAACCGGTCACGCAGAGCACGGTCGTCAGCGCCAGGGTCGGACGCAGCAGCGGCAGGGTGATCTTCCGGAAGGTCTGCCAGCGGCTGGCGCCGTCCGCGCGGGCGGCCTCGTACACGTCCGCCGGTATGCCCTGCAGGCCGACCAGCATGAGCACCATGTAGAAGCCGGCGTAGCGCCACACGATGAGGAAGGTCGTCGAGATGAGCGCCGCGGTCGGTGACCCGAGGAAGCTGACGCCCAGACGATCCATCACAGGCGCCAGTGGGCTCGCGTACGGCGAGTAGAGCACGTAGAACAACAGGGACGCCGACGCCAGCCCGAGCGCACTGGGAATCAGGAACGACGCGCGGAGCAGGTTGTTCCACCGGCTCGACTCCTGCACGAGCAGGGCCAACCCCAGGCCGAGGGCCAGGAGCAGCACGGTCGCGAGCACTGTGTACTTGACTGTGAACACCACCGAGTCGGTGAAGAACCGGTGGTTGACCGCCTTGACGAAGTTGTCCGGAGCGTTGATCCCCTGGTCGCCGGTCAGCAGCGGCCATCTCGACACCGACATCCTGATGACGAGCAGCAGCGGTAGGGCGAACAGCGCCACGACGAACACCGCGGTCGGTGTCGCGTAGAGCCAGCCCAGCAGGGCCTGCCGGCCGCGCGGGCGGGCACGGCCCCGCGTCGCCGCACTGGGCGGGCGAGACGGTGCGGTGACTCTCATGGGAACCTCTCGATCGGTCGACGGCGGGCGGTCGTGGACACCCGGGGACGTGTCCCGCCGCGGGCGTGCGCCGGCCCGGAAGCCGCTGGTCGGCACACGCCCGCGAGGGGCATCTACTGCTTGAGCACGGCGGTGATTTCGCCGTTGTCCTTCTGCAGGTCGCCGCTGCCGTTCAGCACCCGATTACGGACGAGGGTCAGCCATGGGCTGTTCGGCGCGTTGAACGCCTGCTGGAAGTTCAGCGCGACGGGGGTGTCGCCCTTGCCGGCCGCCTCGTTGATGGTGATCAGCCGCGGGTCCTCGGCGGCGTACTTGTTGTTCGCGAGGTCGGCGCGGGACACCACGTCCTTGTTCTTCGCCAGTACCTCGACCTGGGCGTCCTCGGACATCATCCAGCTCAGGAAGTTCCAGGCCTGGGCGGCCTTCTTCGAGTCCTTCGAGACGCCGATGCCGTCGCCGCCGACGAAGGTGGAGCCACCACCGCTGGGGCCGGGGATCGGGGCCACGCCGACGTCGAACGGGGTCGAGGAGAGCAGCGTCGCCGGATAGAGCATCAGACCGACCTTGCCCTCGGTGAACGGGGCGGTCCAGGTCGGGCCCGTCTCACTCGCCGAGGCGGGCAGCACCGCGCCGGACTTCCACAGGTCGTTCCAGGTGCTGTAGACCTTCTGGGCGGTGTCGTCGGCGAGCTTGGACTCGGTGCCGTCCTCGCTCAGCACCTCACCGCCGCCGGCCCAGACCGACGGGAACCAGGTGAAGACCAGGCAGCCGCCGCAGTTCAGGCCGGTCGCCGTGCCGTAGACGCCGTTCTTCTTGGTTGCCTGGACCGCCTTGGCGGCGGCGGCGTACTCCTCGAGCGACGCTGGGGCCTTCTCCGGGTCCAGCCCGGCGTCCTTGAACAGCTGCTTGTTCCAGAACAGCATCGACAGGTCCAGCACGAAGGGCAGGACGTGCTTCTTGCCGTCCACAGTGCCGGCGGAGAGGTGCCCCTTGTTGATGGAGTCCTTGAAGCTCAGGCCGTCGATGTTGGCGCTGAGGTCCTGGAAGAGGCCCTGCTTCACCCAGTTCGGCACGTAGACGATGTCCGCGGCGAAGAGGTCGGGAAGTCCGTCCGAGCCTGCGGCCGCACCGACCTTCGCGACGTAGTCGTCGTTGGGGACCACGGTCAGCTTGACCGTGTTCTGGTGGCCGGCGTTGTACGCGTCGACGAGGAGCTTCGCCTGCTTCTCCAGTGGCGCACGGGTCCACAGGGTGAGCTCGCTGCCGTCGTCGACGCCGTTGGGGCCGGCCTCTGCCGCGCTCGTGCCGCCGTCGTCGCTGCCGCACGCGGCCGTGGCCACGGTCAGCGCGGCCACGAGGACTCCTGCCAGTGAACGCAGAGCGGTGCGCCTGCCCAAGGTTCTAATCATGGTTCCTCTCCTAGGGGTTCATCGTTCGGAGAAAGCCGCTACGCGGGTCCCGCGAACGAGGATCAGTCCGGTTCCTTGGTTCGTTCGTGTCGTCGGGGTGGGCCGGAGCCGCCACGCCAGGGCGATGGTGTCGGCCGCCGCGGTCGATCGTGGTGGCCGCCAGGCAGGTCGGGCGGATCCGGTCGGGTTGGTGGCCGTGCCTGCCCTCCACTGCGGACCGTCCGGCACGTCGCGGGATTGCTGGTCCTCATCGCGCCCCCGCCTCCCGCCGGATCCGGCGCGGCTCGTGCAGCACGTCGTTACTGCCGCGACCAGGGTGGTGGATGTCACTTCCGCCGCTAGCGTCGCGCACGAAAACGGTTTCGGCAAGATGTCAGGTGGGTAAAACCTGAACCGCTCTCGCTGGCTTCCTTACCGTCCTACGTGGGCCGCCTGGGCCTCTGGCCTGCCGGGGACATGAGCCCACGAGCGACTGCCGGGTTCTCTGAAAAGTTTGCGAAAGGGTTTCGGTAGACCGACAGGCCGGTCGACCAGCTGTCCGCGGATC
Above is a window of Micromonospora coriariae DNA encoding:
- a CDS encoding carbohydrate ABC transporter permease; amino-acid sequence: MRVTAPSRPPSAATRGRARPRGRQALLGWLYATPTAVFVVALFALPLLLVIRMSVSRWPLLTGDQGINAPDNFVKAVNHRFFTDSVVFTVKYTVLATVLLLALGLGLALLVQESSRWNNLLRASFLIPSALGLASASLLFYVLYSPYASPLAPVMDRLGVSFLGSPTAALISTTFLIVWRYAGFYMVLMLVGLQGIPADVYEAARADGASRWQTFRKITLPLLRPTLALTTVLCVTGSLLAFEQFYILTKGGPDNSTITVVQLIYMVAFQGQNDLGVAAALSVIVLLALVLINALQLRAFRSEES
- a CDS encoding ABC transporter substrate-binding protein; protein product: MIRTLGRRTALRSLAGVLVAALTVATAACGSDDGGTSAAEAGPNGVDDGSELTLWTRAPLEKQAKLLVDAYNAGHQNTVKLTVVPNDDYVAKVGAAAGSDGLPDLFAADIVYVPNWVKQGLFQDLSANIDGLSFKDSINKGHLSAGTVDGKKHVLPFVLDLSMLFWNKQLFKDAGLDPEKAPASLEEYAAAAKAVQATKKNGVYGTATGLNCGGCLVFTWFPSVWAGGGEVLSEDGTESKLADDTAQKVYSTWNDLWKSGAVLPASASETGPTWTAPFTEGKVGLMLYPATLLSSTPFDVGVAPIPGPSGGGSTFVGGDGIGVSKDSKKAAQAWNFLSWMMSEDAQVEVLAKNKDVVSRADLANNKYAAEDPRLITINEAAGKGDTPVALNFQQAFNAPNSPWLTLVRNRVLNGSGDLQKDNGEITAVLKQ